One window of the Anopheles cruzii chromosome 2, idAnoCruzAS_RS32_06, whole genome shotgun sequence genome contains the following:
- the LOC128278896 gene encoding UDP-glycosyltransferase UGT5-like — protein sequence MGCKYIGTVVKALLLLTVTQQFLVNAAKILAVYPSISKTNYIFGQVLFETLAAHGHNVTIVSPFEVQYPQQNIRQVRITGLFSHVEDYGLNANVFTKRDKSSFYGNTNLIYGTAAMADYTLEHPKVQELLKNPAEAFDLLILDQVLCESLLGLAYHYAVPAIVYSASAPNKYTNEMVANPHNSAYNPIPSLGYSDRMTLVQRVWNTFVSICEQFNYKYLYLPSQEAVYQRHFLRPGMPPLLDLIHNVSLVMVNSHPVINFARPVVPNMIEIGGAHIRDFEDTGFSQDVINWVEKATNGVIYFSMGANIRSADLPPYLLDAFVGAFGKLNQVLVIWKWENATLANQPGNVIIGPWMPQQQLLAHPNVRIHITHGGLLSMMETVHYGKPVLGLPLAGDHEILINRAVREGYGLRLDYQNVTEEIVLEALQRILNNPSYRNAALKASRHFRQQPQKPMEKVMYYIDFVLKRDGGVDYLRSGALYLSFWSRQVVDVAIMAILIVMLPVGIFASLVQHILRKTHTGKLRKNAQPGENKNFTSGKTTGKDAKKKRS from the exons ATGGGCTGCAAATACATTGGAACCGTTGTTAAAGCGTTGCTTTTGCTGACTGTCACGCAACAGTTTCTAGTGAATGCTGCAAAGATTCTTGCCGTCTATCCGAGCATCAGCAAGACTAACTATATCTTCGGACAAGTATTATTCGAAACGCTCGCCGCTCATGGACACAAT GTGACAATCGTCAGCCCGTTTGAAGTACAGTACCCCCAGCAGAACATTCGACAGGTAAGGATAACTGGGCTATTCAGCCACGTTGAAG ATTACGGTCTAAATGCCAACGTGTTCACCAAAAGGGACAAGTCCAGTTTCTATGGAAACACTAATCTGATATACGGCACCGCAGCCATGGCCGATTACACTCTCGAACATCCCAAGGTACAGGAGCTGCTCAAGAATCCGGCCGAGGCTTTTGACTTGCTCATTCTGGATCAAGTTCTGTGTGAAAGTCTGCTCGG CCTAGCTTATCATTACGCCGTGCCAGCGATTGTGTACAGCGCGTCGGCTCCGAATAAGTACACGAATGAGATGGTGGCCAATCCGCACAACTCCGCATATAATCCGATACCCTCGCTAGGGTACTCCGACCGGATGACGCTAGTTCAGCGGGTGTGGAACACGTTCGTTTCAATATGCGAACAGTTTAACTATAAGTACTTGTACCTGCCGTCCCAGGAAGCCGTTTATCAGCGCCACTTCCTACGCCCGGGCATGCCACCGTTACTCGATCTTATCCACAACGTTAGTTTGGTGATGGTGAACAGCCATCCTGTAATTAACTTTGCTCGGCCCGTTGTGCCGAACATGATCGAGATTGGCGGAGCTCATATACGCGATTTTGAGGATACCGGATTTTCTCAGGATGTCATCAATTGGGTCGAGAAGGCGACCAATGGCGTCATCTACTTCAGTATGGGAGCCAATATAAGGTCAGCCGATCTGCCTCCCTACCTGCTCGATGCTTTCGTTGGGGCGTTCGGAAAGCTGAATCAAGTGCTGGTGATCTGGAAGTGGGAAAACGCAACGCTCGCTAATCAACCGGGCAATGTTATCATTGGTCCCTGGAtgcctcagcagcagctgttggcTCATCCGAACGTCAGGATACACATCACGCACGGTGGGCTGCTTAGTATGATGGAGACGGTACATTATGGGAAGCCGGTCCTTGGACTACCGCTGGCGGGCGATCATGAGATTCTCATAAACCGAGCAGTCAGAGAAGGATACGGCTTACGATTGGATTATCAAAATGTGACAGAAGAGATCGTCCTGGAAGCACTACAACGAATCTTGAACAACCCGAG CTACCGCAACGCGGCCCTAAAAGCTTCTCGGCATTTTCGCCAGCAACCACAAAAACCGATGGAAAAGGTGATGTACTACATTGACTTCGTTCTGAAACGAGACGGAGGAGTAGACTACCTACGCAGTGGAGCCCTGTACCTATCCTTCTGGTCGCGTCAGGTTGTCGACGTGGCCATCATGGCGATTCTCATCGTTATGCTGCCAGTGGGGATTTTTGCTTCGCTCGTACAGCACATTCTGCGAAAAACTCATACAGGGAAGCTGCGGAAAAATGCGCAACCCGGCGAGAACAAGAATTTTACAAGCGGAAAAACGACGGGCAAAGACGCTAAAAAGAAACGaagctga